A DNA window from Kitasatospora atroaurantiaca contains the following coding sequences:
- a CDS encoding YbjN domain-containing protein: protein MATRTKDDALGLLRSALDEAGVAWEPAVTDPYTLVATLPGTRKLATNCALRVGDHTLSVNAFVIRRPDENHEGVYRWLLERNTRLFGVAYAIDSLGDVYLAGRLPLEALTPDAVDRLLGTVLEGADEPFNTLLELGFASAIRREWEWRTKRGESTRNLEAFGHLAGPGPQAP, encoded by the coding sequence ATGGCAACCCGTACGAAGGACGACGCCCTCGGCCTCCTGCGCAGCGCGCTCGACGAGGCCGGCGTGGCCTGGGAGCCCGCCGTGACCGACCCGTACACGCTGGTCGCGACGCTGCCGGGCACCCGAAAGCTCGCCACCAACTGCGCGCTACGGGTCGGCGACCACACCCTCTCGGTGAACGCCTTCGTGATCCGGCGCCCGGACGAGAACCACGAGGGCGTCTACCGCTGGCTGCTGGAGCGCAACACCCGCCTGTTCGGCGTCGCGTACGCGATCGACTCGCTCGGCGACGTCTATTTGGCGGGCCGCCTGCCGCTGGAGGCGCTGACCCCCGACGCCGTCGACCGGCTGCTCGGCACCGTGCTAGAGGGAGCCGACGAGCCCTTCAACACCCTGCTCGAACTCGGCTTCGCCTCGGCGATCCGCCGGGAGTGGGAGTGGCGCACCAAGCGCGGCGAGTCCACCCGCAACCTCGAAGCCTTCGGCCACCTGGCCGGGCCCGGGCCCCAGGCGCCTTAG
- the mshA gene encoding D-inositol-3-phosphate glycosyltransferase yields MTQHPVRTARRAQITLTPARGRLQAIVGGRARRPRRIAMLSVHTSPLHQPGTGDAGGMNVYIVELAKRLAELNVEVEVFTRAVTSDDAPVVELAPGVLVRHVTAGPYEGLLKEDLPAQLCAFTHGVLRTEAGHRPGHYDLVHSHYWLSGQVGWLAAQRWGVPLVHTMHTMAKVKNAALAEGDTPEPAARVIGESQVVEAADRLIANTAEEAGELSHHYSARQDQLAVVHPGVNLDVFRPGDQAAARARLGLPQDAAVLLFAGRIQPLKAPDVLLRAVAVLLEREPGLRDRLVVPIVGGPSGTGLAKPESLHKLSAQLGISDVVRFHPPVGQAELAEWYRAATALVMPSYSESFGLVALEAQACGTPVVAAAVGGLPVAVRDGVTGTLVHGHDPYDWAHALHPYATEPTLVRRQGEAAALHATGFGWGTAAAATADVYAGALHQPVGRLSASRLRLA; encoded by the coding sequence GTGACCCAGCACCCCGTACGGACGGCTCGCCGTGCTCAGATCACTCTCACGCCCGCCCGCGGGCGTCTGCAGGCCATCGTCGGCGGCCGGGCCCGCCGTCCCCGCCGGATCGCCATGCTGAGCGTCCACACCTCCCCGTTGCACCAGCCGGGCACGGGCGACGCCGGCGGTATGAACGTCTACATCGTCGAGCTCGCCAAGCGCCTGGCCGAGCTCAACGTCGAGGTCGAGGTCTTCACCCGGGCCGTCACCTCCGACGACGCCCCCGTGGTCGAGCTCGCCCCCGGTGTGCTGGTCCGCCACGTCACGGCCGGGCCGTACGAGGGCCTGCTCAAGGAGGACCTGCCGGCCCAGCTGTGCGCCTTCACGCACGGAGTGCTGCGCACCGAGGCCGGGCACCGCCCGGGCCACTACGACCTGGTCCACTCGCACTACTGGCTCTCCGGCCAGGTCGGCTGGCTGGCCGCCCAGCGCTGGGGCGTCCCGCTGGTGCACACCATGCACACCATGGCCAAGGTCAAGAACGCCGCACTGGCCGAGGGCGACACCCCTGAGCCGGCCGCCCGGGTGATCGGCGAGAGCCAGGTGGTCGAGGCCGCAGACCGGCTGATCGCCAACACCGCCGAGGAGGCGGGCGAGCTCTCGCACCACTACTCCGCGCGCCAGGATCAGCTCGCCGTCGTCCACCCGGGCGTCAACCTCGACGTCTTCCGGCCGGGGGACCAGGCGGCCGCCCGGGCGAGGCTCGGCCTGCCCCAGGACGCCGCAGTGCTGCTCTTCGCCGGCCGGATACAGCCGCTCAAGGCGCCCGACGTGCTGCTCAGGGCCGTCGCCGTGCTGCTGGAGCGCGAGCCCGGCCTGCGCGACCGGCTGGTGGTCCCGATCGTGGGCGGCCCCTCCGGCACCGGCCTGGCCAAGCCGGAGAGCCTGCACAAGCTCTCCGCCCAGCTCGGCATCTCGGACGTGGTCCGCTTCCACCCGCCGGTCGGCCAGGCAGAGCTCGCCGAGTGGTACCGGGCCGCGACGGCGCTGGTCATGCCCTCGTACAGCGAGTCGTTCGGGCTGGTGGCACTGGAGGCGCAGGCCTGCGGCACACCGGTGGTCGCGGCAGCGGTCGGCGGCCTCCCGGTGGCCGTCCGGGACGGTGTCACCGGCACCCTGGTCCACGGTCACGACCCGTACGACTGGGCGCACGCCCTGCACCCCTACGCCACCGAGCCCACCCTGGTGCGCCGCCAGGGCGAGGCGGCGGCGCTGCACGCTACCGGCTTCGGCTGGGGCACGGCCGCCGCCGCGACGGCCGACGTGTACGCGGGCGCGCTCCACCAGCCCGTCGGCCGGCTGAGCGCCTCACGGCTGAGGCTCGCCTGA
- a CDS encoding class I SAM-dependent methyltransferase: MAASFDPSPARGRSARPVGTVTRGTTNTNRLRRMDRWIAHTLGPALRSPEHAPVAVDLGYGAAPWTAVELSTRLREVRADVRVVGIEIEPERVTAALPYAEPPLLTFRRGGFEVPLDGGAAPLLIRAANVLRQYEEAAVAAVWERLCGRLAPDGLLVEGTCDEIGRRHVWVALGPEGPRTVTFAARLGGLGQPSDLAERLPKALIHHNVPGRAVHAFLTDFDRAWSAAAPYGAFGARQRWVAACTALAASWPLVDARGRWRQGEVTVPWSALAP, translated from the coding sequence ATGGCCGCCTCGTTCGACCCCTCACCTGCCCGCGGGCGGTCCGCCCGTCCGGTCGGAACGGTCACCCGCGGCACCACCAACACCAACCGGCTGCGCCGGATGGACCGCTGGATCGCGCACACCCTCGGTCCGGCTCTTCGCTCGCCCGAGCATGCGCCGGTGGCCGTGGACCTCGGCTACGGGGCCGCGCCGTGGACGGCGGTCGAACTGTCCACCCGGCTGCGCGAGGTGCGGGCGGACGTACGGGTGGTGGGTATCGAGATCGAGCCCGAGCGGGTCACGGCGGCGCTGCCGTACGCCGAACCGCCGCTGCTGACGTTCCGGCGCGGAGGATTCGAGGTGCCGCTGGACGGCGGGGCCGCGCCCCTGCTGATCAGGGCGGCGAACGTGCTGCGGCAGTACGAGGAGGCGGCGGTGGCCGCGGTCTGGGAGCGGCTCTGCGGGCGGCTGGCGCCGGACGGGCTGCTGGTCGAGGGCACCTGTGACGAGATCGGGCGACGGCACGTGTGGGTCGCGCTCGGCCCCGAGGGGCCGCGGACGGTGACCTTCGCGGCGCGGCTGGGCGGCCTTGGCCAGCCCTCCGACCTGGCGGAACGGCTGCCGAAGGCGCTCATCCACCACAACGTGCCGGGGCGGGCGGTGCACGCCTTCCTGACCGACTTCGACCGGGCCTGGTCGGCCGCGGCGCCGTACGGAGCGTTCGGGGCGCGGCAGCGGTGGGTGGCGGCGTGCACGGCGCTGGCGGCGAGTTGGCCGCTGGTCGACGCCAGGGGGCGCTGGCGTCAGGGTGAGGTCACGGTGCCGTGGAGTGCGCTCGCGCCGTAG
- a CDS encoding O-acetyl-ADP-ribose deacetylase, whose amino-acid sequence MTRITLVEGDITEQRVDVVVNAANSSLLGGGGVDGAIHRKGGPEILADCRRLRASRYGKGLPTGQAVATTAGRLPARWVVHTVGPVYLAEEYEQRAELMASCYRESLRVAGELGARTVAFPAISTGVYGWPLEDAARIALTTVAEAGGAGAGAKGAGATGAGVEEVRFVLFGAEAYEVFERVQRSLGQRS is encoded by the coding sequence GTGACGCGGATCACGCTGGTCGAGGGTGACATCACGGAGCAGCGGGTGGACGTGGTGGTGAACGCCGCCAATTCGTCACTTCTGGGCGGCGGTGGGGTGGATGGTGCCATCCACCGCAAGGGCGGCCCGGAGATCCTCGCGGACTGCCGCAGGCTGCGCGCCTCGCGTTACGGCAAGGGCCTGCCGACCGGTCAGGCCGTCGCCACGACGGCCGGCCGGCTGCCGGCCCGTTGGGTGGTTCACACGGTGGGGCCGGTCTACCTGGCGGAGGAGTACGAGCAGCGCGCTGAGCTGATGGCCTCCTGTTATCGGGAATCCCTGCGCGTGGCAGGCGAGTTGGGGGCGCGGACAGTGGCGTTCCCGGCGATCTCGACAGGGGTGTACGGGTGGCCGTTGGAGGACGCGGCGCGGATCGCCCTCACGACCGTCGCCGAGGCCGGCGGCGCGGGTGCTGGTGCGAAGGGTGCTGGTGCGACAGGAGCGGGTGTCGAGGAGGTCCGGTTCGTGCTGTTCGGTGCGGAGGCGTACGAGGTGTTCGAACGGGTGCAGCGCTCACTGGGGCAGAGGAGCTGA
- a CDS encoding PP2C family protein-serine/threonine phosphatase, translating to MPATGDGRAPGAAYRPGAAAGVLADRAVSAVGPSGDRTSEFPADRTDRAARSVREAAGRSSTDRAGTESSPIPHPRTTASGRAVPAAETPFRLLVIENDISDAALIERLVADSGAPVELHWAGGIEQAAAQLSPALPAARRGRPRGVDFSCVLLDLAAPSDLSQPEWGHLPAAQAAGESNGAGGAGGSNGADGPDGLDGLRELLRRAPHTAVVVLTDAAGAELGAAAVAAGAQDFLVKHETDGPLLARALRYAVERKRADESQRRLVEAELRGQENARLQRHLLPTPLLDGAGLAFTRRYRPGRRRALLGGDFYDAVRTDDGTVHVVIGDVCGHGPDEAALGVALRIAWRTLVFAGLTGQALLTTLQHVLEHERRSDEIFATLCMLVLSSDPAGAAGPAVEASAVDGPAAPGRRPVEYAEVYLAGHPAPLLLRPEGPPVLIPAEQAGPALGLLPCDDGQAVWPPQRLELQPGWSLLLYTDGLVEGRVGAGSRRLGQDGLVELIGDHQATGLTRGRLVDSAIAEVEELNGGALTDDVAVLLLERNPAPLIMG from the coding sequence ATGCCCGCAACGGGAGACGGGCGGGCACCGGGTGCCGCGTACCGGCCCGGCGCTGCAGCCGGAGTGCTCGCCGACCGCGCCGTGAGCGCCGTCGGCCCCTCCGGCGACCGCACGTCCGAGTTCCCGGCCGACCGAACAGACCGCGCAGCCCGCTCCGTCCGGGAGGCCGCCGGGCGAAGCAGCACCGACCGGGCGGGCACGGAGTCCAGCCCGATACCGCACCCGAGGACGACCGCGAGCGGACGGGCCGTCCCTGCCGCCGAGACGCCGTTCCGCCTGCTGGTGATCGAGAACGACATCTCCGACGCCGCGTTGATCGAGCGCTTGGTCGCCGACAGCGGCGCCCCCGTCGAACTTCACTGGGCCGGCGGCATCGAACAGGCCGCCGCCCAGCTCTCCCCCGCACTGCCGGCCGCGCGACGGGGCCGCCCGCGCGGTGTCGACTTCAGCTGCGTGCTCCTCGACCTCGCGGCTCCGAGCGACCTGTCGCAGCCCGAATGGGGGCACCTCCCGGCCGCCCAGGCCGCTGGAGAATCCAACGGCGCCGGCGGCGCAGGCGGTTCCAACGGCGCCGACGGGCCGGACGGACTGGACGGGCTCCGCGAGCTGCTGCGCCGCGCCCCGCACACCGCCGTCGTGGTCCTCACCGACGCCGCCGGCGCCGAGCTCGGCGCAGCCGCCGTCGCCGCGGGCGCCCAGGACTTCCTGGTCAAGCACGAGACGGACGGGCCGCTGCTGGCCCGGGCCCTGCGCTACGCGGTCGAGCGCAAGCGGGCCGACGAGTCACAGCGCCGCCTGGTCGAGGCCGAACTCCGCGGCCAGGAGAACGCCCGCCTGCAGCGCCATCTGCTCCCCACCCCGCTCCTCGACGGTGCCGGGCTGGCCTTCACCCGCCGCTACCGCCCCGGCCGCCGCCGGGCGCTGCTCGGCGGAGACTTCTACGACGCCGTCCGGACCGACGACGGCACCGTGCACGTGGTGATCGGCGACGTCTGCGGCCACGGCCCCGACGAGGCCGCCCTCGGCGTGGCGCTGCGGATAGCGTGGCGCACCCTGGTCTTCGCCGGGCTCACCGGCCAGGCGCTGCTCACCACCCTGCAGCACGTTCTGGAGCACGAGCGGCGCAGCGACGAGATCTTCGCCACGCTCTGCATGCTCGTCCTCTCCTCCGACCCTGCAGGGGCTGCGGGACCTGCCGTCGAGGCCTCAGCCGTCGACGGTCCGGCGGCACCGGGAAGGAGGCCGGTCGAGTACGCCGAGGTCTACCTGGCCGGCCATCCGGCGCCGTTGCTGCTCCGGCCGGAGGGTCCGCCCGTCCTGATCCCCGCCGAGCAGGCCGGCCCGGCACTCGGGCTGCTCCCGTGTGACGACGGCCAGGCCGTCTGGCCGCCCCAGCGGCTGGAGCTCCAGCCGGGCTGGAGCCTGCTCCTCTACACGGACGGCCTGGTCGAAGGGCGGGTCGGCGCCGGGTCGCGCCGCCTCGGCCAGGACGGGCTGGTCGAACTGATCGGCGACCACCAGGCCACCGGCCTCACCCGGGGGCGGCTGGTGGACAGCGCCATCGCCGAGGTCGAGGAGCTGAACGGCGGTGCGCTGACGGACGACGTCGCCGTGCTGCTGCTGGAGCGCAATCCCGCTCCGCTCATCATGGGGTGA
- a CDS encoding DUF2516 family protein encodes MLLFDVLNPLWWLAMAMVGFKLFAFVDAATRREDAYRAADKKTKQFWLIVLGLALGLDLLLGASVFGILALVGLVAAIVYMVDVRPAIKQLTDGRGGGNKRNMGPYGPW; translated from the coding sequence ATCCTGCTCTTCGACGTCCTGAACCCCCTCTGGTGGTTGGCCATGGCGATGGTGGGCTTCAAGCTGTTCGCCTTCGTCGACGCCGCGACCCGCCGCGAGGACGCCTACCGGGCGGCGGACAAGAAGACGAAGCAGTTCTGGCTGATCGTCCTCGGGCTCGCGCTCGGGCTCGATCTTCTCCTCGGGGCGAGCGTCTTCGGCATACTGGCGCTGGTCGGCCTGGTGGCCGCGATCGTCTACATGGTGGACGTCCGGCCCGCGATCAAGCAGCTGACGGACGGCCGTGGCGGCGGCAACAAGCGGAACATGGGGCCGTACGGCCCCTGGTGA
- a CDS encoding helix-turn-helix domain-containing protein, translating into MASLNVGSLGEYIREQRRNAQFSLRQLAEAAGVSNPYLSQIERGLRKPSAEILQQIAKALRISAETLYVQAGILEERRGEGLELRASILADPLINEQQKQALLAVYDAFLKENKESASADRTTAAPADND; encoded by the coding sequence ATGGCCTCACTGAACGTCGGCTCGCTCGGCGAGTACATCCGCGAGCAGCGGCGGAATGCACAGTTCTCGCTGCGGCAGCTGGCGGAGGCCGCTGGTGTGTCCAACCCGTACCTGAGCCAGATCGAGCGCGGGCTGCGCAAGCCGAGCGCGGAGATCCTGCAGCAGATCGCGAAGGCGCTGCGGATCTCGGCCGAGACGCTGTACGTGCAGGCCGGGATTCTCGAGGAGCGGCGGGGCGAGGGGCTCGAACTGCGGGCCTCGATCCTGGCTGATCCACTGATCAACGAGCAGCAGAAGCAGGCGCTGCTCGCGGTGTACGACGCGTTCCTCAAGGAGAACAAGGAGAGCGCGTCGGCGGACCGGACGACGGCCGCACCTGCCGACAACGACTGA
- a CDS encoding DEAD/DEAH box helicase, with protein sequence MYALHALWRADGRLALWAEDAQAYGTARAPGARPEGRAAAHPYACSAGIVARLLAGIGPGLGWLAEQAPERWSTLVLPSRDAAPAPSPQLPVGATGRGVALAPWRVPVLLFAPAEAAQLLGELFDPHWSVATVELPGTGPAEVAYGASLRWLTAVHDLAWRLVDQGRVLPVVRDEDGVPYARWQPAPDPAARREAAALAAGCPPVCRAEQRPGAGARSADALLAELLDVLVDCETRTALDGTPSPLRTEPANAAEAWLAALHSADGRVATGHASIGALTELQEQLAAWYAGAPDPDSPLRLCFRLSEPLGPSADDPEGGVSDDGWRLDFLLQAVDQPSLLVAAEDLWAGGAALAALSRKAGDPIEWYTAELARAALRRPELRPALRSSHPAGLDLDRAGALSFLREAAPALAEAGFGVLLPAWWQRRPRLGLALTVARTPAPGAVERAAQVDRDAIVAFHWQAALGELTLTLQELADLGAAQQGLVRLRGRWVEVDAAQIAAALAFLARQGTGSMPTTDVLRLALDPGARVAGLPVRGVSAAGPLGDLLAGRAGERTPPPALPEGFGTTLRPYQEGGLAWLHALSRLGLGAVLADDMGLGKTVQALALIAAEQAAAAAGQAEGGPTLLVCPMSLVGNWQREAERFAPMLRVHVHHGAEREPLADGADLVITTYGLVQRDVEELRRISWRRVIADEAQFIKNTATAQSRAVRSLPATHRIALTGTPVENRLSELHAVLDFANPGLFGSAESFKERYGIPVEQNGSSSATSRLRRLTGPFILRRLKSDPAIAAELPAKQEITVWCNLTAEQAGLYQAVVADLLQRVQGIRGVERKGTVLAAIGKLKQVCNHPAQLLHDRSELADRSGKVARLEEILAEALAEGDRTLVFTQYAEFGAMLQPHLTERLGEEVLYLHGGVPKRRREELVARFQAPGGPRVFLLSLKAGGTGLNLTAANQVIHLDRWWNPAVEDQATDRAFRIGQRRDVQVRRFVCVGTVEERIAQLIESKRALAEAVVGEGEQWLGELTGDSLRELVALSADAVGEDEGE encoded by the coding sequence ATGTACGCCCTGCACGCCCTCTGGCGGGCCGACGGCCGCCTGGCGCTGTGGGCCGAGGACGCGCAGGCGTACGGCACCGCCCGCGCGCCCGGCGCGCGCCCCGAGGGCCGGGCGGCTGCGCACCCGTACGCCTGCAGTGCCGGTATCGTCGCGCGTCTGCTGGCCGGGATCGGCCCCGGCCTCGGCTGGCTGGCGGAGCAGGCGCCCGAGCGGTGGAGCACCCTGGTGCTCCCCAGTCGCGACGCAGCGCCGGCGCCGTCCCCGCAACTGCCCGTTGGCGCGACCGGCCGGGGTGTCGCGCTCGCCCCCTGGCGGGTGCCCGTGCTGCTCTTCGCCCCGGCCGAGGCCGCCCAACTGCTCGGTGAACTCTTCGACCCGCACTGGTCGGTGGCCACCGTCGAGCTCCCCGGCACCGGCCCCGCCGAGGTCGCTTACGGCGCCTCGCTGCGCTGGCTGACCGCCGTCCACGACCTCGCCTGGCGGCTCGTCGACCAGGGGCGGGTGCTGCCCGTGGTGCGGGACGAGGACGGCGTCCCGTACGCCCGCTGGCAGCCCGCGCCGGACCCGGCCGCCCGCCGGGAGGCCGCGGCGCTCGCCGCCGGCTGCCCGCCGGTCTGCCGCGCCGAGCAACGGCCGGGGGCGGGCGCCCGTAGTGCGGACGCCCTGCTCGCCGAGCTGCTGGACGTCCTGGTCGACTGCGAGACCCGCACCGCTCTCGACGGCACGCCGTCACCCCTGCGTACGGAGCCGGCGAACGCCGCCGAGGCCTGGCTGGCAGCCCTCCACTCAGCCGACGGGCGGGTAGCGACCGGCCATGCCTCGATCGGGGCCCTCACCGAACTCCAGGAGCAGCTCGCTGCCTGGTACGCCGGCGCACCCGATCCCGACAGCCCGCTCCGGCTCTGCTTCCGGCTCTCCGAGCCGCTCGGTCCCTCCGCAGACGACCCCGAGGGCGGGGTGTCCGACGACGGCTGGCGCCTGGACTTCCTGCTCCAGGCCGTCGACCAGCCGTCCCTCCTGGTCGCCGCCGAAGACCTCTGGGCGGGCGGCGCGGCACTCGCCGCGCTCAGCCGCAAAGCCGGAGACCCCATCGAGTGGTACACCGCCGAACTGGCCCGCGCCGCCCTGCGCCGCCCCGAACTGAGGCCCGCCCTCCGCAGCTCCCACCCCGCCGGCCTCGACCTCGACCGCGCCGGAGCGCTCTCCTTCCTCCGGGAGGCCGCGCCGGCCCTCGCCGAAGCGGGCTTCGGCGTGCTGCTCCCCGCCTGGTGGCAGCGCCGGCCGCGTCTCGGCCTTGCGCTGACGGTCGCCCGCACGCCCGCCCCCGGTGCGGTCGAACGGGCCGCTCAGGTCGACCGGGATGCGATCGTGGCCTTCCACTGGCAGGCCGCACTGGGCGAGCTGACGCTCACTCTGCAGGAACTGGCCGACCTCGGCGCCGCCCAGCAGGGACTGGTCCGGCTGCGCGGCCGGTGGGTCGAGGTGGACGCCGCGCAGATCGCCGCCGCACTGGCCTTCCTGGCCCGTCAGGGCACCGGGTCGATGCCGACGACGGACGTGCTGCGCCTAGCGCTCGACCCCGGTGCGCGCGTCGCCGGCCTGCCCGTCAGAGGCGTGAGCGCGGCCGGCCCGCTCGGTGACCTGCTGGCGGGCCGGGCGGGCGAACGTACCCCGCCGCCTGCCCTGCCCGAGGGCTTCGGGACCACCCTGCGCCCGTACCAGGAGGGGGGGTTGGCCTGGCTGCACGCCCTCTCCCGGCTCGGCCTCGGCGCCGTGCTGGCGGATGACATGGGCCTGGGCAAGACCGTACAGGCGCTCGCCCTGATCGCCGCGGAACAGGCCGCGGCTGCTGCCGGCCAGGCTGAAGGCGGGCCCACCCTGCTGGTCTGCCCGATGTCGCTGGTCGGCAACTGGCAGCGGGAGGCGGAGAGGTTCGCCCCGATGCTGCGGGTGCACGTCCACCACGGCGCGGAGCGCGAGCCGCTGGCCGACGGCGCCGATCTGGTGATCACGACCTACGGGCTGGTCCAGCGGGACGTCGAGGAGCTGCGCCGGATCTCCTGGCGGCGGGTGATCGCCGACGAGGCGCAGTTCATCAAGAACACCGCCACCGCCCAGTCGAGGGCCGTCCGTTCACTCCCCGCCACCCACCGCATCGCCCTCACCGGCACCCCCGTCGAGAACCGCCTCTCCGAGCTGCATGCCGTCCTGGACTTCGCCAACCCCGGGCTCTTCGGCTCGGCGGAGTCCTTCAAGGAGCGCTACGGCATCCCGGTGGAGCAGAACGGGAGCTCCTCGGCGACCTCCCGACTCCGCAGGCTCACCGGCCCGTTCATCCTGCGGCGACTGAAGAGCGATCCGGCGATCGCGGCCGAGTTGCCCGCCAAGCAGGAGATCACCGTCTGGTGCAACCTCACCGCCGAGCAGGCCGGTCTCTACCAGGCCGTGGTGGCCGATCTGCTCCAGCGCGTCCAGGGCATCCGCGGGGTCGAACGCAAGGGGACGGTGCTGGCCGCGATCGGCAAGCTCAAGCAGGTGTGCAACCATCCCGCCCAACTGCTTCACGACCGCTCGGAGTTGGCGGACCGTTCGGGCAAGGTCGCCCGCCTGGAGGAGATCCTGGCGGAGGCGCTGGCGGAGGGCGACCGGACCTTGGTCTTCACCCAGTACGCCGAGTTCGGTGCGATGCTCCAACCTCACCTGACCGAGCGGCTCGGGGAGGAGGTGCTCTACCTGCACGGGGGCGTGCCGAAGCGCCGGCGCGAGGAGTTGGTGGCCCGCTTCCAGGCGCCCGGCGGCCCCCGGGTCTTCCTGCTCTCGCTCAAGGCAGGCGGCACCGGGCTCAACCTCACCGCGGCCAACCAGGTGATCCACCTGGACCGTTGGTGGAACCCGGCCGTCGAGGACCAGGCCACCGACCGCGCCTTCCGGATCGGGCAGCGTCGGGACGTCCAGGTGCGGCGATTCGTGTGCGTCGGCACCGTGGAGGAACGGATCGCGCAGCTGATCGAGTCGAAGCGGGCGCTCGCGGAGGCCGTCGTGGGGGAGGGTGAGCAGTGGCTCGGCGAGCTCACCGGCGATTCACTGCGGGAGCTGGTGGCGCTCTCGGCCGACGCGGTCGGGGAGGACGAGGGAGAGTGA
- a CDS encoding DinB family protein, whose protein sequence is MPTLVRAESGERDGLLAFLEAQRASIRRAAFGLTEEQAVATPSASSLTLAGLVKHVARCERFWIVDTLMGRAAGGPADASAWADEHRLLEGESLAGWLKEYEAIAAETEEIVRGLPSLEVDAPLPDQPWFPPNSRRTARWILLHLIEEVARHAGHADIIRETLDGRTSYELIAATQG, encoded by the coding sequence ATGCCGACCCTGGTGCGCGCGGAGAGCGGCGAGCGCGACGGCCTGCTGGCCTTCCTGGAGGCGCAGCGCGCCTCGATCCGTCGAGCGGCGTTCGGCCTCACGGAGGAGCAGGCGGTCGCCACCCCCAGCGCGAGCAGCCTGACCCTGGCCGGGCTGGTCAAGCACGTGGCGCGGTGCGAGCGCTTCTGGATCGTCGACACGCTGATGGGCCGGGCCGCCGGCGGCCCCGCGGACGCGAGTGCGTGGGCGGACGAGCACCGACTGCTGGAGGGCGAGTCGCTGGCCGGCTGGCTCAAGGAGTACGAGGCCATCGCGGCCGAGACCGAGGAGATCGTCCGCGGCCTGCCGAGCCTGGAGGTCGACGCCCCGCTGCCGGACCAGCCCTGGTTCCCGCCGAACAGCCGGCGTACGGCGCGCTGGATCCTGCTGCACCTGATCGAGGAGGTGGCACGCCACGCCGGGCATGCGGACATCATCCGGGAGACCCTCGACGGCCGGACCTCCTACGAGCTGATCGCCGCCACCCAGGGCTGA
- a CDS encoding YceI family protein: MGIFNRSKSTDTTAVAVAPTGADLAHLSGVYSIDPTHSQIGFAVRHAMVTNVRGEFTEYEGKLQLDGTNPAESSAELVIKVASIDTNQAQRDEHLRTGDFFAAETYPEITFRSTSAERLRGDSYRMTGDLTIKGTTRQVILDLDFTGSATDVYGAERVGFEGSATIDRTAWGLTYNAALETGGVLIGEKVRLSFDISAVKSA; this comes from the coding sequence ATGGGTATCTTCAACCGCAGCAAGTCCACCGACACCACCGCCGTCGCCGTCGCCCCCACGGGCGCCGACCTGGCACACCTCAGCGGCGTCTACTCGATCGACCCGACCCACAGCCAGATCGGGTTCGCCGTACGCCACGCGATGGTGACCAACGTCCGCGGCGAGTTCACCGAGTACGAGGGCAAGCTGCAGCTGGACGGCACCAACCCGGCCGAGTCCTCCGCCGAGCTGGTCATCAAGGTCGCCAGCATCGACACCAACCAGGCCCAGCGCGACGAGCACCTGCGGACCGGCGACTTCTTCGCCGCCGAGACCTACCCGGAGATCACCTTCCGCAGCACCTCCGCCGAGCGCCTGCGCGGCGACTCGTACCGGATGACGGGCGACCTGACCATCAAGGGCACCACCCGCCAGGTCATCCTCGACCTGGACTTCACCGGCAGCGCGACCGACGTGTACGGCGCCGAGCGGGTCGGCTTCGAGGGCTCGGCCACCATCGACCGCACCGCCTGGGGCCTGACCTACAACGCCGCGCTGGAGACCGGCGGCGTGCTGATCGGCGAGAAGGTCCGGCTCAGCTTCGACATCTCCGCCGTCAAGAGCGCCTGA